GACTATGCCTCGTTTAGCTGAATTCAAGGAGATTGTTCCGGGCACTATAACCACTGCAGAAACAGCAGAATCTCAAAGATCCTCTCTCCTGGAAAAATCCAGGGAATTAAACGCAAATCTAGTTCAAATACAGAAACGGCTTTCTTCTACGGAGATTAAGCTTTCCGAGATTTCTGAAGAAGAGGGAAAACTAGAAATGGAAATTCAGGAATTAAATGCCAGAAAAGAACAGCTTCTAGCTCGTAAAAAGTAAACTGCAGTTCAAATGGAGACAGTCTGCAATAATCaggaagaacaaaagaagatggAGGAAGAAATAAAGCAAGCAAATCGCAATTGGTACATGGCAAAAGCAAAACTAGCTTGGGCCAATGCCAAGTTGGAAGTTCTTCCAGGAATGCCgtgaaatttgaaataattaataataagtttcAAGAATATTGCATCTTATGGTGATCTTGTCAAGTCACTTATTAGAATTAGGAGCAGGAGTAATAATCAGCTGCACTACCTGCTTTATCTTGATTACTAGGAACTAGTGGAGCAGTTAAATTAATGTTAGAATAAGTTCCAACTATTAGAAGTTGGTTGCTCCTTTGTTGCCTTTTCCATTTTAATGCAATATTCTGTTAGATTTGTGAAGTACCTTTACCAATCAAAATTGCCCTTTGGGAAGCCTAAAGAAATGGATCTTGAAGAAGACTACTCTGGTCTAACGGTTGCTGTACGGACAAAGTTTGGGAATATCCTTAGCCTTGGATTCTATGACCTTCTAACAGAATTGAAAGAACTACAAAGGCAACTGATACAAACCAGCTAATGTCAGCTTTTTGAATAGAAAAACGAATAGTGCTACATTAACTGGAGGATTATGTACAATGAGATCCTAGCAGGCCAATTCAATTAAAGATGTTACCATGTTTCACAAATGGTTCactaaattctttaattatcatTGAACTTACAGCCTAGTACGAAAATTCTTAGCCAGGAAATGAGTTCTAAGAGATAAGGCATCATAGAACATGAAACAAAATCCGTTGAACTGATCTGTTATTAGTATTTTCTCACTTTGATTTAGCATTGCAAACTTTATTTTCAGATTATTACAAGCTTCTTTACTACTGCTTAAATTGATCTTTCACATTAAACTATTTCGTAATTCACTGATGTTTCCTGCTTAATCCAGAACGATTTGATCCTGTACCACACAATAGACACCCATAATTTGTTAGATCCTTGTTGCGCCATTACTTCCAGTGTTTTTCCAGAACATAGAATCTTAGTATAGGCAGGTTTTTGCAGAACACTGAATCCCAGTTTAGGCATAAGTTTAGAAGACAGACAAATTGGATGGTACCTGAGGCTTGGGTAAATTGCACAGACGGTCCTTCAAGTTTACCCTATATATCACAATAGTCCCTCAAGCTGACGTGGTATATGTGAATGCCATGTgattttttttcagaaaaaattaaCTGGGTATACTGCCATATCAGATTTTCATCTCTTAAACGGAAACTAATGGAAAGGGATTTATTGATActccaattaaaatttaaagggTTTAgtgatacaaattaatatttaggAACTATTTTGATACATAGAGTAAATTTTAGGGACTGTCTATGTAATTTACCCCGAGGCTTTAGCCATTGTTAACTTGGTGATAACACGAAAATATTGAATTCAGTGTTTCTACAGGTTTATGAAAGAAACAATTTGTCTTGCCTTGGCTGGATTCTTTGTGTTAGTTATGCAGCATGTCGACCTTTGTCTAAGACTTGCTGGCAAAACGTGAATTACCATGTCTTCCAAGCAGATCTCTCGTCTAACCAATTAATCACAAGCTATTGCATTAAAATTATCAACGTCAGCAAAGCTACATTTTGGAATGTCTTAGAACTTCTGACTATATAATAACTAGCTAAACTGATTCATTCAGCTCAACCTCATACTGTAAATCTTTCCATCTAACACAGAATAAGAAGCACTATGATCAGCTTAAAGAAGATCATCAAAATGGCAAGAAAATGGCAAAGGTTTACTTCAATCGAGAGGAAAAGGATTTCATTTATAAGAATCAATGGCAACAGGAATGAAGacttttctaataaataatcatCATCAGCATGTGCGGGCAATTTTGTTGTCTATAGCATTGATCACAAGCGGTTTGTTATTCCTTTAACATTTCTCAGCAATAACATCATCGGAGAACTGTTCAAGATGTCTGAAGAAGTGTTTGGACTACCAAGTGAAGGCCCTATCAGACTGCCATGTGATGCTGtgtatatgaattttatattctcaATCATCCAAAAAGGTTTAGATAAAGATATTGAGAAGGCTTTGCTTGTATCTGTGGACACTAATTGCTGCTCATTGTCTGCTGGTTTTCATCAAGAACATACAGGCCAACAATTGCTCGTTTGTGGGTATTGAAGTTGATGTTTTGATTCTTTGTTAGAAAAAGGGTGTTGGTCAATTTGTAAATTGCACCTGTTCAGGCTCGGAGAAGAAAACATGTACGTATCTGGTTTATCttacaacaataaaaatagcAGAACTGCATTTTCTGCAGAAAAGAAACGGGGGAGTCTGTAGAGTGATTCTCAGAACTTATGCATTCTAAAGCACACAATTAGGGGCAAGAATAATATACGCTTTACTGTTATGTGAACTTATGCACACTATGAGGCAGGCACTCAAAACAATGGTGTACTAACCCTGTGCCAAGCAAGGAAAGAAAGCTTACCAAATCAAACCAAAATTCAGAATTTGTGAGCTTTATACATAAGCTCCATGGAAGTGCGGGGAAATTTAGAAGTAAACGTTCATGCATGCACGCTCTGTAGTAGCCAAATTTGTTAACATAACATTCATTCCTTTTGTGCTTTTTGTTTACTAACCTTGTTTACTCAGTTCTCGTTATCCTCAAAACTGGCCTTCGAAAATGACATGGCAATGCTGGTTAGGTAACAAATTCTTTGGGCGCATctatttttaactatttaattatgcaGCACCTGTACGTAAGTACCTGCcagtttgatattatattcatGTGCTTCATAGAGGCTTTGGAATCAATAGCTTGCCAACGAAATCGATAAGAACTATAAGAGAACTCTCGCAAGCTACCTTATCTTACTATTTTTCCATAGAAAAACTCACCACAAGGAATACCATGCAATATAGAATGCTTTAGCCTttgcacatatatatatataagagtaACCCATCTCCTTGCAGTCTTGCACTCGACTATACATTTCTCCAAATCTTAATCTTCTTCTAGATTGAAATCAAGAATTATGATCAGCACCAGAAGGTTCAAGAAAATGGCTAGCAAGTGGCAGAATTTAGCTTCCATaagcaagaaaagaatttcACTACAAGGAAATAGCAATGGGAATGCGTACGGTTTCATGGAATCATCTGTGGCTAGTAAAGGCTATTTTGTTGTCTACTCTTCAGATCAGAAGCGGTTTACAATACCCTTGTCATTTATCAAAAATGACATTTTCCAGGAGCTTTTTAAGATGTCAGAAGAAGAATTCGGACTACCAAGAGATGGGCCGATAATAATTCCTTGTAATTCTCTCTTACTGGAATATATAGTCTCATCTTCAAGAAAGGTTTAGCCAAAGAGCTAGAGAAAGCTTTGCTCAATTCTGTCGTGACTAGTTGCCAATCACCATATGGTTATTTTTATTCAGGACATATAAGCAACAGTTACTTTGTAGATAATCTGTATTCTGAAATGTAACAATAATGTATATATGAGAGTTATTTAACAATGACCAAAGAAATATCTTCTTGTTGCACAATTGAAACAGGATTCCTCATTTATCACTTTCAACAGTCTTCCAAttctgaattttttaatagtcTTCCAACAAGCACTAACAGTGTTAcaaaaagtattatttatatatgaagaTTTTTATGAGTTCCAAGAAATTTACAAGGTCGCACTACAAAAAAGCTAGATTATTACTACCAAAATTATGATGAATGAAGAAAAACTCAATTACATAGTTCGAGTTCGTTAatcattataataattaaactttttaatttttctaaaaataatttaataaattcagtttattatgttattcataaatgaaattattataaaattatatattactatataattttaattgacaTATTTAACtctctttaataaaaatttaactgaAGTAAAAAGAATTAGCTAATATTTGCATAAATGAAGTACAATttgaaaaactaataaaatttcgGACCTCTTACAgcatgaaaaagaatttagataagttgtaTTTATGACAtcacttaaaattaaatgatactcaaaataattaagattgattttattactctaaaatacatttattaattgatatgaGTTACTTCTATATAATATCTATACAGGAGGTGCATACCAGAGGATGTTTATTTAACCAACTCTACCCATTTCTCCTCTTTTtcattatcttcttctttattaaAGTTACATATTTTGGCCAActgctaattattttttagtcaACAATgctctatttttatttttgttttatatcaatcaattttagtgaataaatattaatattttctttatgaattGTATGATTCTTTTTTACGAGAGTAATGAGTTTCAAATAATAAGGCTTGTTAAAACACACTTATAATATCGATACATAGTTTAGTACGGTCAAATAAAATGTACTTCTTGTGAATTGCAATATATTTTTCTGTCAATATGATTgatattagttaaaataaaatatttttatctttattttttttatgttcaatgtatattttatttttttatattaaaatataattattaactcttactaatgaaatatttatatttttttcaaaatgaaaaaaaaaatctataaatgaAAAGGTAGAAAGAATCTGACTATGAAATTTTACTTGACcacaaatatttattgaaGAATCACATAAGTTATACCTTAACTTTGTTAATCCAATTCCGAAAGTTGGGTTCAATAAGGGGGACCTCAGTCCATGTAGTTATGTGGGTCAATCTAGGTATACATGTGCGTCAAATGTTGAtacacatttaaaaaaataaatttatattaaaagtttattaatttatttttattaaaaatgtgctgaatgtttattatttaaacattaaatattcattatttgttaacttgatttattaaaaagatatatatactacaatataaatatttataatataattttaatttgataattttttttatttactaactgTGAATATGACGATTTACATTATGTCTTATATATccatttaaatgaataaatataatttttattaatgatgaATATCCACTaacaaactaatgaatattatgtttataaataataaatgatcaatcacaaatttttttcagtatacatcacaaaaataataaatttttttataaaaaattaatatcttctttgaaaatattaatttaacatcAATATTAATCGTAATTTAGGGAGTGTACGATTTGCGTGGTGGAGATTGTGGAGGGAGCCTACGATTTGCATATGCAACAGTCACTTTTGTCCGCTATGTCACCATGAAAAACCTTTATAACAACAggatttaatttgatttccaTGAATTTTACTCCTTTCAGAACAGGAACATGATTAGTGGTTTGCAAATTTATACGATTGTTTACTTCTAACTAATGACTGCTTAACGTCAATAATGATATTGATTGTCAAGAAAGATTCCCGCTGGCTTTCTCAAATGTTTAGTGTGCTGCAAAAtgccaattttttttttctgtttttcctttttttttaccaGTCCACAGGATCTTGGTAATAGGCTGTTAGGCGGGTCTAGCAAGAAAGAGGAACCCAATGACACAGCTTTCAGACATAATTAACTAGGTACCAATGAGACATGCATAGCGAAAGGTACACATCTcaggaaataaacaaatatgaaTGCAAGTAAAACTACCTTCATCATCCATTATTTTGCATGTATTGGTTATGGAGatttgaaaaggaaaatacaaagaaagaCTATTATTAGTATTCTCAGCAACTTATCTGACTAGAAGAGATAGTTACTCATGTTCCTGTAAAAACAAGACTGATATGAGTTGactaatttattttgcatATGCAGTCGAGTGCTTCTTAGAGACCTTGGACACGGAAAAATCAATGGAATCTGTTTTGTCTTTGAACCAAAGGAAACACAGATTATAACAAAATTCTGCTCTCCAAAAATAAGGAAACTGAAAATAACTATGCTTTACCAACAGAAGTGTCACCTCtaaaatgactaaaccaactcTTTTGCATTGAAATTAACAACATAAAATGGACTTTCACAAAACCTTTTGCATATATAAGTAGCTATCCCCTTTGATTCTGTACTAACTAAACCTATATATCATCATCTTAAGATCTGAGTCACCACTTTCTGCACTGAAAAAAGAAGCATCATGATCAGCCCAAGGAAGCTCATTAAAATAGCCAGAAAGTGGCAAAAGGTTGCTGCAATGGGGAagaacaaaatttattttccaagCACCAAGAACAGAAGGAATGTAAATTGTTCTGCTACATCAGTAGCAGAGACAGGAAATTTTGTTGTCTATACCATAGATGATCAGCGATTTGTCATTCCCTTAACATTTCTAAGCTGTAGCCTCTTTAATGAGCTATTAGGGATGTCTGAAGAACTATTTGGATTACCAAGTCAAGGGCCTATCAGATTACCATGTGATGCTATCTTCATGGAGTATATAGTCTCACTTATGAGTAAAGGTTTAGCTAAGGATATAGAGAAAGCTTTGCTTATTGCAATAGAAACTAGTTGCTGCTCAATGGCCAAAAGTCTCCATGAAGGAGTAACAGAGAAACAATTGCTTGTTGCCTGCTGTTAACGTTACAAGTTTCAATTCTGTAAATAATTCCTGTTACTGCAATGTCTAACCCGTTTCAAGCAAACTTCCTAGATGTTGTAACTATAGAATTCCTGCTGAACTTTAGTTATAAATGAGTACTTGCATTTCAGAAAGATTAATTGTTgatcatgcaattttaaatgTGGCAATGGAAGTAAGATTTGAAAAGTCCTGGTTTGATGATCTCATTTCTACCAAAAATCTATATCAAGTAATCATACATACGAAAATGATTAGTCAAGCAAAATGCATTGGTTTGAGACTCCCACCAAGTACTAGTACTTAGTATTAAACTTGGGGAGATCCTCTAGTCGTATGCATTCTTTACTTAGTTTTTGTCGAAAGCTTTCCTTCTGCAAAATGGCATTCTATATAATTTCACTCCTAAAAAACATGTTGCTTACCTATATGTATCATAGCTGCATACCATGTGCTTCGTTTGCAGTTGTTGAAATTGTCCAGCTGAGTTATCATTTTCCattataattactatttttgttTGTCTAGCCTAGGAAACCAGACTTGCACCATTCATGTGAATTTGCCAATTAAATTCCACTCAGCTTGTGGTACATATACTTTGTTGTGATTTACGGTCATGACGGTCATGAGCCACAATCTTGTTTCAGCAGGATAAAGATATGGCACATGTAACCAATGCTCCACCTTGACATGCTGATAGCTATATATCCACCCATCACATGGCTATGCTCCCAATATGTTTTTGCATTGTGGGTCCTCCATTAAAGGCAGTGTGTCTCAtcttgtaaatataaattcaagttCCGTCCTAAGCGGTTAACTCACTACTCATCACAAGATCTGCACTCTACTCAAGAATCTAACTACTCATTTTCCTCCTTCACATTTACTCTTTGGCTTATAAAGATGATCAGTACCAAGAAGCTACTAAAGTGGGCAAGGAAGTGGCAGAAGTTGGCGTCAAGTAGGCAAAAAAGTATTACATTTCCAAGCACCATTGGAAGTACAGATACAAGCAGTTGCAGCACATCATCAATAGCTGAAAAGGGTCATTTTGTAGTGTACTCTGCGGATAAGCAGCGATTTTTGCTTCCCTTAGAATACCTTAACAATGAAAATATCAGGGGGCTACTTGACATTGCAGAAGATGAGTTTGGATTGCCTAGCAATGGACCTCTTACGTTACCATGTGAGGCACAACTTATGGAGTATGCACTTTCTTTGATCAAACAGCAAGTTGCTAGAGATGTAGAGAGAGCATTGTTGACTTCCATAGTTAACAGTTGTTATACTTTACCTTTCCATCTCCATCTCCAACATCAAGTAACAAGGCATCAATTACCAATTTCTAGTTTCTGAAGATTTATAACTTGATTTGTAAACTACAGATGCTAGTGTACATTGATAAAATTGATGCATTTTATATCAAGGATCTTAAAAAGTTTTCTCTATCGAGCCCTTTGTCTCCTATTTACATCTTTATACTTTTCATCGTGGTCTGtcatttcatcctgcagaactTCATAATCTCATAGATATACCAGATGATGAGCCAGAAAAGCAGATTCTTGCTGGTTTCTTCATATTCCTTACTATGATATATGACGCCAATCAGTTGAAGGGTAAGCCAAACTTAGTATAGGCCATTAGGCATGATTTTAAGAAATGAGGAATCTAATGCCAATAAAAGCAGGAATTAATCatttaactataaaatatttattagttttggaTTACCTTATGAGAGCAAGATCTTGGATAAATTCCATGCTATATCAGTTAATCCATTTTGCACTTGAAGATATAGAAAAGTCCCTCTTATTGGATAACAATCGATGGCCTTATTGACTATATGGCAGATGCACAAACCCTGCAGTATTTCAACAAAAGTCACAGTCACTAGCATGCTCACTTTACCCTTGACAGTGATTTTTAAGGTGCTTGTTCATTTCCACCAATTAATCTTACTTTCTTTGGTTCAAGCTATTACAGATGGCTAGGGATGAAAAGAACAACTCAAAAAaccgaaaaattaaaatgataaaataggCTAATCGAACCGATATTTTGGTTAATCGGTACTAACAGTTTAAGtttaagattaataaatttataaatcgatttatttaattaaattgttaaaaattacCGATGGTTGAATTAATCGAACAGTCATTACCATGACAACATAGAAGCCTCCATAAAATGAGTTTTGGGATTTCAAATTGTTTGATTAAATGTTCCTCGACATTCTCAAGTGATTGATGAAGAAAACTGTGTCACTTGTATTGCTTTACTAATGATTTAGGGTAGCTAAGAGTAAACTCAGGTAATACTTGTGCATTTTATATGCAAACCTTTCACTCGTAAAGTTATGATCAACAATTTTGAAGCTCATGTAACAAAATCTAGAATATCTAGAAGTGATTCTCTGAGCATTAATGTTGGTAAGAAAAATGTTCATACTGACTTTTCATGTAATTTTTGGTAGTATGAAAGGAAAATGTAAATTTGTGATAGAGCCTGTAATATTTCCTCAATAGTAATATGTCTACGTAATAACAATCACCATATGTTAAGCTacacttattaaaaaatatacctagACAATAATTTTCTGTAATCATCATTTCTTTCTATATACTAACCACAAAAAAACGTATAGATAAAAAGCAAGTTAGAGAACCATGTGCCTAGTTTTAATATATGCTTGGCGGTCCTTTGATCATATTGGGTCCAAACATGCTATCTTTTTCCACCACATAAACATATAGACAACGGAATCAAATCTATAGATCCTAACCTGATTCTGTAAATACTTTAGATTGGTATCCATTGAGTGCAAAAATTCAGATATCAGCATATCGATTTCACTACCTCCTATCACATGCTTTTGTTTCCCACGTAACCCTACAATGTGGGAGCTCCGTGACAAGGACTGTGTCTGCTTAATTTGTGTGTATATATGATGAAGTCGCTTCCCATTTGCCTTACTACCCATTACAAGATTAGCATTCAGTATTCTAAAAATCTAAAGCCCTACTCCATTTTCACTTATAGATCTATTTCATTCAGTTCATAGATTAACAAGATGATCAGCGCGAAGAAGCTCCTAAAATTGGCAAGGAAATGGCAGAAGTTGGCTGCAATCAAGCGCAAGAGAATCACATTGTCAGGAACTATTGATAATACAGAAACTAGTAGCTGTAGCCCATCACAAACGGCTGAGAAGGGTCATTTTGTAGTTTACTCTGCAGATCAAAAGCGCTTTCTGCTTCCTTTGGAGTACCTTAACAAAGAAATGTTCAGAGAGCTATTCAACATGGCAGAAGAAGAATTTGGATCGCAAAGCAATGGGCCTCTCACCCTGCCATGTGACGCAGAGCTAATGGAATATGCAATTTCTTTGATCAAACAGCAAGTTACTAGAGAAGTGGAGAATGCATTCTTGATGTCCATATCGAGTGGTTGTTCTTGGTCTTCTTGTGTACAAGAGCAAGTAAACAGGCATCAATTACCAATTTTGAGTTTCTAAAGAGATACAATTAGATTTGTAAACAATTAAGGCATACAAGTTTACATTGATGTAATTTATCAGAAGTATAAAAAAAGCTTATTCTCACACTTGTTATCAGAAGTAAATAGGCATCAATTACCAATATTGTGAAGATTACCAAAATATCAATTGACCATAGGCTTTTGCATCGAAAATTACCAAGATGTCAACTAACTATAGGCTTTTGTCAAGGCcaaatgtatatttaaatCCTATAACTTTGATAATTTAGTAACTTCAAtcaattttttagtttttgatatAAAGAAAAGGCGAGGATATTTTATTTCGATAAAAGATCCACGCCCAAGTTCCATAGCTAAtaggtattttaatttttttgatatttaaatttttttaatatgcgGTTTTATTCAATATGGCTATGTGTAATGTGTAtaagtgtttaaatattataaaaaagaataagtacaaaaattattatgtgGTTTTactgttttataattttcagtatgtattttttttaaaataaagagaagtatataattactaataataaaaaaaaaatatctcgaaattaaaaagtttctATCTGTAAGGATTCAGCCATTTTCATTCTGataaatcattattattttattactcatatttaataacatgaatttaaagattaataacttctaatttcattatttgactGACAAATCatgatttaaagaaaataatataagataaaaattctttttcactaTATACTAGGATCAATTTGTGTAAATCACTCAACTTGATCTACATTGTCTTAAGAGCTAAAGCTTATCCAACATTTTATGCCTTTTATAACCCCATCGAGAGTAAGATCTTGGGGTTGGAAGGTGTAATCCAGATTAATCTCTTATGttataagttttattttccCTAAGACAAAATACAACCCATATAAAGAGATAACTACTCTAATAATcgcttaattttatatttagtttcaatttagttttcatattaattaaggataaaattcaaaaaataattatgtagTTTGACGCTTTTACACTTGATTAATAGATGTATTTTATGTATCAAAGGAGTGGCatgtgtttcttttctttaacaatttttaggtacatttaatatttttctcattttagattgtaaatattaatagaaatataaatatttgataaaataaatatttttaattaatttatccaatttgatattttatgatcatatgaaattgttaaaagtttaatcaaatttaagaaataatttttttaaataaaattctaatatatttatgaaaccTTTGATGTACTATTAGATGACATATtgcttataaaatcataatttagtaatagttcatattaaatacatgtaaaattatgtgaaaaataataaaaatataaatttatacttaaaaaatgttaagaaaataaaacatatggTATTCctttaatacaaaaaatatattcgtCCCTTAAATGAAAAGGCGTTAAACTACattgtattttttttgaattttactctataatttattttattacaattattcaactttatttttttctcacaaCTTAGTCATATCACCAAATAAGAGCTTGACGAcgttatatttttcaatcctAACCACTCTTTTTTATTagctatttttataatatgtacATCTCTTATTGCTAGAAAcgactaaattataatataataaaaataaaataattaaaataaaataaattaaaatttaaaacttatcTCCATCCCATAATGGCCAAAGAAATTTTTCCAatctcaatttcttttttaattttatgttttaagtTTTAAGATATTGATGTTCTTTTTAGAAGCAagtttgaagaaaataatttatagacattgattaaatttaaaaaaaattctaacatGGTTTTTTCAATACTTAATAGCAATCCTAAACGTAAGAAGTTATTATATGGTTCTAATTCACCACATCATTAAAAGAGTCATCCAACGAAATAATACAATCTAATCTTTTCAATCTAATTTTTACATGTCAGTCTTATCTCTAAGATTAAcagaataactaaaaaattaatcaacaaTTAACTTTTAGATATAAGGCTGatataggaaaaataaaatgaaatgctATCATTTCATTGGATGAGTCTTTTGatgatgtatatatatatatatacatatatatatatatatatatatatatatatatatatatattaatttctaagatctaaatttttttgagaCATATGCTAATTTTTGACACGTAggattttcattattttctaatcaaataatgatgctaattttatttctaaaaaatgatatattatttatattttaatattatattaactaataaattaatctttttaattagataataattctaattctagaaaataacatcttaaattatatttctaatattatatttaataataagttaattttttaattatataataaaattttaatcctaaagatagtaatatcaattatagtattaagttatataatataaaaattaattaataaatatttttaaaataattttatattattgtactaataaaatttcaaaattttaaaattaaaaataattaaaatatagttagtatgctattatttttttaaaatattataaattaatattaaatattaaaaatttattaaattatatttatcaacttaattttataatcaaaataataataacagtcgTACAATATACGGAATAAACCAGTGGTTGATATAATAATTCCTCAACAACATCAAAACAGACCA
The nucleotide sequence above comes from Ricinus communis isolate WT05 ecotype wild-type chromosome 6, ASM1957865v1, whole genome shotgun sequence. Encoded proteins:
- the LOC8266876 gene encoding auxin-responsive protein SAUR68 — translated: MISAKKLLKLARKWQKLAAIKRKRITLSGTIDNTETSSCSPSQTAEKGHFVVYSADQKRFLLPLEYLNKEMFRELFNMAEEEFGSQSNGPLTLPCDAELMEYAISLIKQQVTREVENAFLMSISSGCSWSSCVQEQVNRHQLPILSF
- the LOC8266875 gene encoding auxin-responsive protein SAUR68, translating into MISTKKLLKWARKWQKLASSRQKSITFPSTIGSTDTSSCSTSSIAEKGHFVVYSADKQRFLLPLEYLNNENIRGLLDIAEDEFGLPSNGPLTLPCEAQLMEYALSLIKQQVARDVERALLTSIVNSCYTLPFHLHLQHQVTRHQLPISSF
- the LOC8272580 gene encoding auxin-responsive protein SAUR67 gives rise to the protein MGKNKIYFPSTKNRRNVNCSATSVAETGNFVVYTIDDQRFVIPLTFLSCSLFNELLGMSEELFGLPSQGPIRLPCDAIFMEYIVSLMSKGLAKDIEKALLIAIETSCCSMAKSLHEGVTEKQLLVACC